Proteins from one Malania oleifera isolate guangnan ecotype guangnan chromosome 4, ASM2987363v1, whole genome shotgun sequence genomic window:
- the LOC131153741 gene encoding uncharacterized mitochondrial protein AtMg00810-like, with amino-acid sequence MGIASRGYRQGGWAALIGDGGWAWPFLLWDGKGGRRRDEGGDGGFSGRSWVLMPPSSGDDNEEMGRLKKVLATKFEVKDLGQMRYFLRMEVARSKKGISVSQRKYTLDLLTETGMLGCKLSDTPIEAVKRTEDVGKPVDREKYQRLFGKLIYLSHTIPDIAFAVSIASQHMQSPKKAHQESTFRILRYLKASPGKGLLFKQGEQKEVAIFTDVGWAGSTKDRRSTTGEERNKML; translated from the exons ATGGGAATTGCAAGCCGTGGGTATCGCCAGGGTGGCTGGGCGGCGTTAATTGGAGATGGAGGTTGGGCTTGGCCGTTTTTGTTGTGGGATGGAAAGGGGGGGAGGAGAAGAGATGAGGGTGGAGATGGTGGCTTCAGCGGCCGTTCTTGGGTGCTTATGCCGCCGTCTTCTGG AGATGACAATGAGGAAATgggaagattgaagaaagttctagccACAAAATTCGAAGTGAAGGATTTGGGGCAAATGCGATACTTTCTAAGGATGGAGGTAGCTAGATCAAagaagggaattagtgtttcacAAAGAAAATACACCCTTGATCTCCTTACCGAAACAGGCATGCTAGGTTGTAAACTGAGTGACACACCTATTGAAGCTGTAAAAAGAACAGAAGATGTTGGGAAGCCAGTAGATAGGGAGAAATATCAAAGATTATTCGGCAAACTAATCTACCTGTCACATACCATACCAGACATAGCTTTCGCAGTAAGTATAGCAAGTCAACATATGCAATCTCCAAAAAAAGCACACCAGGAATCAACCTTCAGGATCCTAAGATATTTAAAGGCATCTCCAGGGAAAGGCTTATTGTTCAAGCAAGGTGAACAAAAGGAAGTGGCAATATTCACTGATGTTGGTTGGGCTGGCTCTACAAAGGATAGAAGATCCACGACTggagaagaaagaaacaaaatgTTGTAG